In Paracoccus methylovorus, a genomic segment contains:
- a CDS encoding carbohydrate ABC transporter permease, with protein MARRKPFRWHIAVFLAPAVLVYTAIMIVPLFGTLNLSLFNAAEQGRVFVGLRNFATLFGDPRWSASFWNALGNNAWFFLVHMLVQNPVGVALAALLSSPRLRGAAFYRTAIFIPTILSFVIVGFVWKLILSPIWGIAPGMLDAVGLKSLFAPWLGREGTALTTLALISVWQFVGIPMMLIYAALLTIPDEVIEAAEMDGVTGWSQFWKIKLPLILPSIGIISVLTFVGNFNAFDLIYVTQGALAGPNFSTDILGTFLYRTFFGFQLQIGDPHMGATIATAMFAIILLGVCFYLFAIQRRLRRYQF; from the coding sequence ATGGCGCGGCGGAAACCGTTTCGCTGGCATATCGCGGTGTTTCTTGCCCCGGCGGTGCTGGTCTATACCGCCATCATGATCGTGCCGTTGTTCGGGACGCTCAATCTGTCCTTGTTCAATGCGGCAGAGCAGGGCCGCGTCTTTGTCGGGCTGCGCAATTTTGCCACTCTGTTCGGCGATCCGCGCTGGTCGGCGAGTTTCTGGAATGCATTGGGCAATAATGCCTGGTTCTTTCTGGTTCACATGCTGGTGCAGAACCCTGTCGGCGTAGCGTTGGCGGCGCTGCTGAGTTCACCGCGGTTGCGGGGGGCGGCGTTTTATCGCACCGCGATCTTTATCCCGACCATCCTGTCCTTCGTCATCGTCGGCTTTGTCTGGAAGCTGATCCTGTCGCCGATCTGGGGCATCGCGCCCGGTATGCTGGATGCGGTGGGGCTGAAGAGCCTGTTTGCGCCCTGGCTGGGTCGTGAGGGGACGGCGCTGACCACGCTGGCGCTGATCTCGGTCTGGCAATTCGTAGGCATCCCGATGATGCTGATCTATGCTGCGCTGCTGACCATCCCCGACGAGGTGATCGAGGCGGCAGAGATGGACGGTGTCACCGGCTGGTCGCAGTTCTGGAAGATCAAGCTGCCACTGATCCTGCCATCGATCGGGATTATCTCGGTCCTGACTTTCGTGGGCAACTTCAACGCTTTCGACCTGATCTATGTCACGCAGGGCGCTTTGGCGGGGCCGAATTTCTCGACCGATATCCTGGGCACCTTCCTTTATCGCACTTTTTTCGGCTTCCAGCTGCAGATCGGCGACCCGCATATGGGGGCGACCATCGCCACCGCCATGTTCGCCATCATCCTGCTGGGCGTTTGCTTTTACCTGTTCGCCATCCAGCGCCGGTTGCGGCGCTATCAGTTCTGA
- a CDS encoding carbohydrate ABC transporter permease: protein MSQARRSVSRSLAAHAVLLLYTVIALFPVFVVVINSFKSRRAIFADPLAVPTAGTFDLIGYRTVLAQGDFLLYFQNSLIVTVASLFFVLLFGAMAAFALSEYRFRGNMLMGLYLALGIMIPIRLGTVAILQLMVASGLVNTLTALVLVYTAQGLPLAVFILSEFMRGVSDDLKNAGRIDGLSEYTIFFRLVLPLVRPAMATVAVFTMIPIWNDLWFPLILAPSEATKTITLGSQVFIGQFVTNWNAVLAALSLAILPVLVLYLIFSRQLIRGITAGAVK from the coding sequence ATGAGCCAAGCCCGCCGTTCCGTCAGCCGTAGCCTTGCCGCCCATGCCGTCTTGCTGCTTTACACGGTGATCGCGCTGTTTCCGGTTTTTGTCGTGGTCATCAACAGTTTCAAAAGCCGGCGGGCGATCTTTGCCGATCCGTTGGCCGTGCCGACGGCCGGGACATTCGACCTGATCGGCTATCGCACGGTGCTGGCGCAGGGGGATTTCCTGCTGTACTTCCAGAACTCGCTTATCGTGACGGTGGCCAGCCTGTTCTTTGTGCTGCTGTTCGGGGCCATGGCGGCTTTTGCGCTGTCGGAATACCGGTTTCGCGGCAATATGCTGATGGGGCTTTACCTGGCGCTTGGGATCATGATCCCGATCCGGCTGGGCACCGTTGCGATCTTGCAGTTGATGGTGGCTTCGGGGCTGGTGAACACGCTGACCGCGCTGGTGCTGGTCTATACTGCGCAGGGCCTGCCTCTGGCGGTGTTCATCCTGTCGGAGTTCATGCGCGGCGTTTCGGACGACCTGAAGAACGCCGGCCGTATCGACGGGCTGTCCGAGTACACCATCTTTTTCCGGCTTGTGCTGCCCTTGGTGCGGCCGGCCATGGCCACGGTCGCCGTGTTCACCATGATCCCGATCTGGAACGATCTGTGGTTTCCGCTGATCCTCGCGCCATCCGAGGCGACCAAGACCATCACGCTGGGCAGCCAGGTCTTTATCGGCCAGTTCGTCACCAACTGGAACGCGGTGCTGGCCGCGCTTAGTCTGGCCATTCTGCCGGTGCTGGTGCTGTACCTGATCTTTTCGCGCCAGTTGATCCGCGGCATTACCGCCGGCGCCGTGAAATGA
- a CDS encoding ABC transporter ATP-binding protein, translating to MGALTLTQVTKAFGTTQVIKGVDLQVEDGEFCVFVGPSGCGKSTLLRMIAGLEDVSSGDVAIDGVRINDLAPAKREIAMVFQSYALYPHLTVRDNMGLALKQAGTPRAQILQATEKAAEMLALAHLLERRPAELSGGQRQRVAIGRAIVRRPKLFLFDEPLSNLDAALRVKTRIEIATLHRELGATMIYVTHDQVEAMTLADKIVVLRGGVVEQVGRPMDIYNDPDNTFVAGFIGSPQMNFLQAGKLGLRSDTLGIRPEHLTPGGDRINGRVSHVEKLGGETLVYISSDDHGLLTVRLFGERDFAVDETVGLGFDPNRAFHFDAGGRRLR from the coding sequence ATGGGAGCCCTGACCCTTACCCAGGTCACCAAGGCCTTTGGCACAACGCAGGTCATCAAGGGGGTCGACCTGCAGGTCGAGGATGGCGAGTTCTGTGTCTTCGTCGGCCCCTCGGGCTGCGGCAAGTCCACGCTTTTGCGCATGATCGCGGGGCTGGAGGATGTCAGTTCCGGCGATGTGGCCATCGACGGCGTGCGCATCAACGACCTTGCCCCCGCCAAGCGCGAGATCGCCATGGTGTTCCAAAGCTATGCGCTCTACCCGCACCTGACCGTGCGCGACAACATGGGGCTGGCGCTGAAACAGGCCGGCACGCCCAGGGCGCAGATCCTGCAAGCGACCGAGAAGGCGGCCGAGATGCTGGCGCTGGCGCATCTGCTGGAGCGGCGCCCGGCAGAGCTTTCCGGTGGCCAGCGGCAGCGTGTCGCCATTGGCCGCGCCATCGTCCGGCGGCCAAAGCTGTTTTTGTTCGATGAGCCGCTGTCGAACCTTGACGCCGCGTTGCGGGTAAAGACGCGGATCGAGATCGCAACGCTGCACCGTGAACTGGGCGCGACGATGATCTATGTCACCCACGATCAGGTCGAGGCGATGACGCTTGCCGACAAGATCGTCGTTTTGCGCGGCGGCGTGGTCGAGCAGGTGGGCCGGCCGATGGATATCTACAACGACCCCGACAACACCTTTGTCGCCGGGTTCATCGGCAGTCCGCAGATGAATTTCCTGCAAGCCGGTAAGCTGGGGTTGCGCTCGGATACGCTGGGCATCCGGCCCGAACACCTGACGCCGGGCGGGGACCGTATCAACGGCCGCGTCAGCCATGTCGAGAAGTTGGGCGGCGAGACGCTGGTCTATATCTCGTCGGACGATCACGGGCTGCTGACCGTGAGGCTTTTTGGCGAACGGGACTTTGCCGTGGACGAAACGGTCGGGCTGGGTTTCGATCCGAACCGCGCCTTTCATTTCGATGCCGGGGGGCGGCGGCTGCGTTAG
- a CDS encoding cation diffusion facilitator family transporter, with amino-acid sequence MAATVKIAIGSIIVGLIVLALKALAWQLTGSIALLSDALESTVNVATAVAALIAIRIAAKPADRDHPYGHHKAEFFSAVLEGVMIIVAAMLILREAWHGFQNPRMLDAPLSGLLINTVASAINALWCWVLISRGRRLKSPALVADGHHLLSDVISSVGVVAGVALAVVTGWAILDPALAALVALNILWSGWKVMASSLSGLLDEAVSEDMLTDIRTTISDAATGAIEAHDLRTRHAGPRTFIDFHLVVDGHTTVDAAHAICDRIEQALMQKLPGALITIHVEPEHKAKHSGVVVI; translated from the coding sequence GTGGCCGCAACCGTAAAGATCGCCATCGGCAGCATCATCGTCGGCCTGATCGTGCTGGCGCTGAAGGCGCTGGCTTGGCAACTGACCGGCTCGATCGCGCTTTTGTCGGATGCGCTGGAAAGCACGGTAAACGTGGCAACCGCCGTCGCCGCGCTGATCGCCATCCGCATCGCCGCCAAGCCCGCCGACCGCGATCATCCCTATGGCCACCACAAGGCCGAATTCTTCAGCGCCGTGCTGGAGGGGGTGATGATCATCGTCGCAGCAATGCTGATCCTGCGCGAAGCCTGGCACGGTTTCCAAAATCCGCGGATGCTGGATGCACCGCTCAGCGGACTGCTGATCAACACGGTGGCCAGTGCCATCAACGCGCTGTGGTGCTGGGTGTTGATCAGCCGCGGCCGACGGCTGAAATCGCCCGCACTGGTCGCCGACGGGCATCATCTTTTGTCGGACGTGATCTCTTCGGTGGGTGTCGTGGCGGGCGTGGCGCTGGCGGTTGTCACCGGTTGGGCGATTCTGGACCCGGCGCTGGCAGCGCTGGTTGCACTGAACATCCTCTGGTCGGGCTGGAAGGTGATGGCGAGTTCGCTGTCGGGACTGTTGGACGAGGCGGTTTCCGAAGACATGCTGACCGATATCCGCACCACCATTTCGGACGCCGCCACCGGCGCTATCGAGGCGCATGACCTGCGCACCCGCCATGCCGGGCCGCGCACCTTCATCGACTTTCATCTGGTGGTGGACGGCCATACCACGGTGGATGCCGCCCATGCCATCTGCGACCGCATCGAACAGGCGCTTATGCAAAAGCTGCCCGGTGCGCTGATCACCATCCATGTCGAGCCCGAACACAAGGCCAAGCATTCGGGCGTTGTGGTGATCTAA
- the gltB gene encoding glutamate synthase large subunit, protein MTSWEQQEQARRDWMDKHSLYRAEDEHSSCGVGLVVNIDGKASRKVVESGIHALKAIWHRGAVDADGKTGDGAGIHVQIPVPFFYDQVRRTGHEPDHDKLIAVGQVFLPRTDFAAQERCRTIVESEVLRMGHYIYGWRHVPVNTSVLGEKANATRPEIEQILIRCEKDIDEEQFERELYIIRRRIEKAAVAAQIAGMYLCTLSCRSIIYKGMMLAEQVAEFYPDLKDERFESAFAIYHQRYSTNTFPQWWLAQPFRMLAHNGEINTLKGNSNWMRSHEIRMASRTFGEMAEDIKPIIPGGSSDSAALDAVFEVLVRSGRNAPMTKTMLVPEAWSKATTDMPKAWADMYAYCNSIMEPWDGPAALAMTDGRWVCGGLDRNGLRPLRYVVTGDNLLIAGSEAGMVPVDEATTREKGALGPGQMIAVDMAEGKLYHDREIKDHLAASQPFGDWVEKVVQPSELMAKLPETSQHIGEELRRRQIAAGYSVELVEQMLVPMAEDAKEALASMGDDTPPAVLSRQFRPLSHYFRQNFSQVTNPPIDSLRESRVMSLRTRFGNLKNVLEESSAHAEITMLESPFLANGEFEELTRMFEGQATQIDCTFAANGGQDALAEALARIRAEAEDAVRSGNGHIILTDEGISADCVGVPMILSTSAVHSWLTRKGLRTFCSLNVRASECVDPHDFAVLIGCGATTVNPYLAQDTLAERIERGLLDGNLIDIMSRYREAIDAGLLKIMAKMGISVLSSYRGGLNFEAVGLSRAMVAEYFPGMQSRISGIGLHGLQAKLEEAHAKGFRAPLVDLLPVGGFFKARRSGEKHAWEANTMRLLQLACEKASYDIWKQFTTTMRANPPIHIRDLLDIKPLGKPVPIEEVESITSIRKRFVTPGMSLGALSPEAHMTLNIAMNRIGAKSDSGEGGEDPAHSHPLPNGDNPCAKIKQVASGRFGVTAEYLNACEELEIKVAQGAKPGEGGQLPGMKVTDLIARLRHSTKGVTLISPPPHHDIYSIEDLAQLIYDLKQINPRAKITVKLVASSGVGTIAAGVAKAKADIILISGHNGGTGASPATSIKFAGLPWEMGLTEAHQVLAMNRLRDRVTLRTDGGLRTGRDIVMAAMMGAEEYGIGTAALIAMGCIMVRQCQSNTCPVGVCTQDEKLRAMFNGSADKVVNLITFYATEVREILASIGARSLDEIIGRADLLTQVSRGDKSLDDLDLNPLLITVDGSEKIVYDRSKPRNAVPDTLDAEIIRDAGRFFSDGEKMQLSYAVRNTQRTVGTRTSSMIVQTFGMRNKLQPDHLTVRLTGSAGQSLGAFAAPGLKIEVSGDANDYVGKGLSGGTIVVRQAMASPLDAAENTIVGNTVLYGATDGYLFAAGRAGERFGVRNSGAKVVIEGCGSNGCEYMTGGVAVILGRIGANFGAGMTGGMGYLYDPEGMARDYINEETLVLCPVTQAHWEEQLRDLIERHHAETRSRRAEQILQNWEEEKAHFLQVCPKEMLPHLKHPIAHVDDMAAVPAE, encoded by the coding sequence ATGACAAGCTGGGAGCAGCAGGAACAGGCCCGCCGCGACTGGATGGACAAGCATTCGCTCTACCGTGCCGAGGACGAGCATTCGTCCTGCGGCGTCGGTCTGGTCGTCAACATCGACGGCAAGGCCAGCCGCAAGGTGGTGGAAAGCGGCATTCACGCGCTGAAGGCGATCTGGCATCGCGGCGCGGTGGACGCGGACGGCAAGACCGGCGATGGCGCGGGCATCCATGTGCAGATCCCGGTGCCGTTCTTTTACGACCAGGTGCGTCGCACCGGGCATGAACCCGACCATGACAAGCTGATCGCCGTGGGTCAGGTTTTCCTGCCCCGCACCGATTTCGCCGCGCAGGAACGCTGCCGGACCATCGTGGAATCCGAAGTGCTGCGCATGGGCCATTACATCTATGGCTGGCGTCATGTGCCGGTGAACACGTCGGTTCTGGGGGAAAAGGCCAATGCCACCCGCCCCGAGATCGAACAGATCCTGATCCGCTGCGAAAAGGACATCGACGAAGAGCAGTTCGAGCGCGAGCTGTATATCATCCGCCGCCGGATCGAAAAGGCGGCGGTGGCGGCGCAGATCGCGGGAATGTATCTGTGCACGCTGTCGTGCCGCAGCATCATCTATAAGGGCATGATGCTGGCCGAGCAGGTCGCGGAATTCTATCCCGATCTCAAGGACGAACGCTTCGAATCCGCCTTTGCCATCTATCACCAGCGGTATTCGACCAACACTTTCCCGCAATGGTGGCTGGCGCAGCCCTTCCGCATGCTGGCCCACAATGGCGAGATCAACACGCTGAAAGGCAACTCGAACTGGATGCGCAGCCATGAGATCCGCATGGCGTCGCGGACCTTTGGCGAGATGGCCGAGGACATCAAACCGATCATCCCCGGCGGTTCGTCCGATTCCGCCGCGCTGGATGCTGTGTTCGAGGTGCTGGTGCGCTCGGGCCGCAATGCGCCGATGACCAAGACCATGCTGGTGCCGGAAGCCTGGTCCAAGGCGACGACCGACATGCCCAAGGCATGGGCGGACATGTATGCCTATTGCAATTCGATCATGGAGCCGTGGGACGGTCCGGCCGCACTGGCCATGACCGACGGGCGCTGGGTTTGCGGCGGGCTTGACCGCAACGGGTTGCGTCCGCTGCGCTATGTCGTCACCGGCGACAACCTGCTGATCGCAGGGTCCGAGGCCGGCATGGTCCCGGTCGACGAAGCCACCACCCGCGAAAAAGGCGCGCTGGGACCGGGCCAGATGATCGCCGTCGATATGGCAGAGGGCAAGCTTTACCACGACCGCGAGATCAAGGACCATCTGGCGGCCAGCCAACCCTTTGGCGATTGGGTGGAAAAGGTCGTGCAGCCGTCCGAGTTGATGGCCAAACTGCCCGAAACCTCGCAGCATATCGGCGAAGAGCTGCGCCGCCGCCAGATCGCCGCCGGCTATTCGGTCGAGTTGGTCGAGCAGATGCTGGTGCCGATGGCCGAGGATGCGAAAGAGGCGCTGGCCTCGATGGGCGACGACACTCCACCCGCCGTGTTGTCGCGCCAGTTCCGGCCGCTGTCGCATTATTTCCGGCAAAACTTCAGCCAGGTGACCAACCCGCCCATCGACAGCCTGCGCGAAAGCCGGGTGATGAGCCTGCGCACCCGCTTTGGCAACCTCAAGAACGTGCTCGAGGAAAGCTCGGCCCATGCCGAGATCACCATGCTGGAAAGCCCCTTTCTCGCCAATGGCGAGTTCGAGGAACTGACCCGCATGTTCGAGGGTCAGGCGACGCAGATCGACTGCACCTTTGCGGCCAACGGCGGGCAGGACGCCCTTGCCGAGGCGCTGGCCCGCATCCGGGCCGAGGCCGAGGATGCCGTGCGCTCGGGCAACGGTCATATCATCCTGACCGACGAGGGAATCTCGGCCGACTGCGTGGGTGTGCCGATGATCCTGTCGACCAGCGCGGTGCATAGCTGGCTGACGCGCAAGGGGCTGCGGACTTTCTGCTCGCTGAACGTGCGGGCCTCGGAATGCGTCGACCCGCATGATTTCGCCGTGCTGATCGGTTGCGGCGCGACCACGGTGAACCCCTATCTTGCGCAGGACACGCTGGCCGAGCGGATCGAGCGCGGCCTGCTGGACGGCAACCTGATCGACATCATGTCCCGCTATCGCGAGGCAATCGACGCCGGCCTGCTGAAAATCATGGCCAAGATGGGGATCTCGGTCCTGTCGTCCTATCGCGGCGGGCTGAACTTCGAGGCGGTGGGCCTGTCCCGCGCCATGGTGGCGGAGTATTTCCCCGGCATGCAGTCGCGCATTTCGGGCATCGGTTTGCACGGCCTGCAAGCCAAGCTGGAAGAGGCCCATGCCAAGGGTTTCCGCGCGCCGCTGGTCGACCTGCTGCCGGTGGGCGGGTTTTTCAAGGCCCGCCGCTCTGGCGAGAAGCACGCCTGGGAAGCCAATACCATGCGTCTGCTGCAACTGGCCTGCGAAAAGGCGTCCTATGACATCTGGAAGCAGTTCACCACGACCATGCGGGCAAACCCGCCGATCCATATCCGCGACCTGCTGGACATCAAGCCGCTGGGCAAGCCGGTGCCGATCGAAGAGGTCGAATCCATCACCTCGATCCGCAAACGGTTCGTGACGCCGGGGATGAGCCTTGGCGCGCTGTCGCCCGAGGCGCATATGACGCTGAACATCGCCATGAACAGGATCGGCGCCAAGTCCGACTCGGGCGAGGGCGGCGAGGACCCGGCGCACAGCCATCCGCTGCCCAACGGCGACAATCCCTGCGCCAAGATCAAGCAGGTCGCCTCGGGCCGGTTCGGCGTCACCGCCGAATATCTGAACGCCTGCGAAGAGCTGGAGATCAAGGTGGCCCAAGGCGCCAAGCCCGGCGAGGGCGGCCAGCTTCCCGGCATGAAGGTCACCGACCTGATCGCCCGGCTGCGGCACTCGACCAAAGGGGTGACGCTGATCAGCCCGCCGCCGCATCACGACATCTACTCGATCGAGGATCTGGCGCAGCTTATCTATGACCTCAAGCAGATCAACCCGCGCGCCAAGATCACCGTCAAGCTGGTGGCCTCGTCCGGGGTGGGCACCATCGCGGCGGGTGTCGCCAAGGCCAAGGCCGACATCATCCTGATTTCCGGCCATAATGGCGGCACCGGAGCGTCGCCCGCGACCTCGATCAAGTTCGCGGGCCTGCCGTGGGAAATGGGCCTGACCGAGGCGCATCAGGTGCTGGCGATGAACCGGCTACGCGACCGCGTGACCCTGCGCACCGACGGCGGGCTGCGCACGGGCCGCGATATCGTCATGGCGGCGATGATGGGGGCCGAGGAATACGGTATCGGCACCGCCGCACTGATCGCCATGGGCTGCATCATGGTGCGCCAGTGCCAGTCGAATACCTGCCCGGTCGGCGTCTGCACCCAGGACGAAAAGCTGCGCGCCATGTTCAACGGCTCGGCCGACAAGGTGGTGAACCTGATCACCTTCTATGCGACCGAAGTGCGCGAGATCCTTGCCAGCATCGGTGCGCGTTCGCTGGACGAAATCATCGGCCGCGCCGACCTGCTGACCCAGGTCAGCCGGGGCGACAAGTCGCTGGACGATCTGGACCTGAACCCATTGCTGATCACTGTCGATGGGTCGGAAAAGATCGTCTATGACCGCAGCAAACCGCGCAACGCCGTGCCCGACACGCTGGACGCCGAGATCATCCGCGATGCCGGACGCTTTTTCAGCGATGGCGAAAAGATGCAACTGTCCTATGCGGTGCGCAACACGCAGCGGACGGTGGGCACCCGCACCTCGTCGATGATCGTGCAAACCTTCGGCATGCGCAACAAGCTGCAACCCGATCACCTGACCGTGCGGTTGACCGGCAGCGCGGGCCAATCGCTGGGGGCATTCGCAGCGCCGGGCCTGAAGATCGAGGTATCGGGCGACGCCAACGACTATGTCGGCAAGGGGCTGTCGGGCGGCACCATCGTGGTGCGGCAGGCGATGGCCAGCCCGCTTGACGCGGCCGAAAACACCATCGTCGGCAATACCGTGCTTTACGGCGCGACCGACGGTTATCTGTTCGCAGCCGGCCGCGCGGGCGAGCGGTTCGGCGTGCGCAACTCGGGCGCCAAGGTGGTGATCGAGGGCTGCGGCTCGAACGGGTGCGAATACATGACGGGCGGCGTCGCGGTCATCCTTGGCCGGATCGGCGCGAACTTCGGCGCCGGCATGACCGGGGGCATGGGCTATCTTTATGACCCCGAAGGCATGGCACGCGACTATATCAACGAAGAGACGCTGGTCCTGTGCCCGGTCACGCAGGCGCATTGGGAAGAGCAGCTTCGCGACCTGATCGAGCGGCACCATGCCGAAACCCGCTCGCGCCGGGCCGAGCAGATCCTGCAAAACTGGGAAGAAGAGAAAGCGCACTTCCTGCAAGTCTGCCCCAAAGAGATGCTGCCGCATCTGAAGCACCCCATCGCGCATGTGGACGATATGGCGGCCGTTCCGGCTGAATAG
- a CDS encoding NAD(P)-dependent oxidoreductase encodes MATQKMLKFVTIGREMPQKRDAASRSEDFHEIYREFADAKAKEQASRCSQCGVPYCQSHCPLHNNIPDWLRLTAEGRTQEAYLRSQETNTFPEICGRICPQDRLCEGNCVIEQSGHGTVTIGAIEKYITDTAWEEGWITPVAPLQERPESIGIIGAGPGGLAAADRLRRMGYQVTVYDRHDRAGGLMIYGIPGFKLEKQVVERRTRQLVDGGVEFVLNVNVGVDISFDAIRGKHDAVLIATGVYKTRDLDIDNAAARGVVRALDYLTASNRVDLGDEIPDYEDGELNARGKRVVVIGGGDTAMDCVRTAIRQGAQSVKCLYRRDRANMPGSQREVQNAEEEGVEFVWLSAPGAFSGHVTGEAMVAQERDVDDTGEIPTISAVRVQKMRLGTPDVSGRQTPELIEGADYDEPAELVIKALGFEPEELPRLWGVDGLDVTRWGTIKADYQTHQTSLPGVFAVGDIVRGASLVVWAIRDGREAADSIVGYLSGAARVAAE; translated from the coding sequence ATGGCCACGCAAAAGATGCTTAAATTCGTCACGATCGGGCGTGAGATGCCCCAGAAACGTGACGCAGCATCCCGCTCGGAAGATTTTCACGAAATCTATCGCGAGTTTGCCGACGCCAAGGCCAAGGAACAGGCCAGCCGGTGCAGCCAATGCGGCGTACCCTATTGCCAAAGCCATTGCCCACTGCACAACAACATTCCCGACTGGCTGCGCCTGACCGCCGAAGGCCGCACACAGGAAGCCTATCTGCGCAGTCAGGAAACCAATACCTTCCCCGAGATCTGCGGCCGCATTTGCCCTCAGGACCGGCTGTGCGAGGGGAACTGCGTCATCGAACAGTCCGGCCACGGCACGGTGACCATCGGCGCCATCGAGAAATACATCACCGACACCGCATGGGAGGAAGGCTGGATCACCCCCGTCGCGCCCCTGCAGGAACGGCCCGAATCCATCGGGATCATTGGCGCGGGTCCCGGGGGCCTTGCCGCTGCCGACCGGCTGCGCCGCATGGGCTATCAGGTGACGGTTTATGATCGCCACGACCGCGCCGGCGGGCTGATGATCTATGGCATCCCCGGCTTCAAACTGGAAAAGCAGGTGGTCGAGCGGCGCACCCGGCAGCTTGTCGATGGGGGCGTGGAGTTCGTGCTGAACGTCAATGTCGGCGTGGATATCAGCTTTGACGCCATTCGTGGCAAACACGATGCGGTGCTGATCGCCACGGGCGTCTACAAGACCCGCGATCTGGACATCGACAATGCCGCCGCGCGCGGCGTGGTCCGCGCGCTGGATTACCTGACCGCGTCGAACCGTGTCGATCTGGGCGACGAGATCCCCGATTACGAGGACGGAGAGTTAAACGCCCGCGGCAAACGCGTCGTGGTCATCGGCGGCGGCGACACGGCCATGGACTGCGTGCGCACCGCCATCCGTCAGGGCGCGCAATCGGTGAAATGCCTTTATCGCCGCGACCGGGCGAACATGCCGGGCAGCCAGCGCGAGGTGCAAAACGCCGAAGAGGAAGGCGTTGAGTTCGTCTGGCTTTCCGCCCCCGGCGCTTTCAGCGGTCATGTCACCGGCGAGGCGATGGTGGCGCAGGAACGCGACGTGGACGACACGGGCGAGATCCCGACCATCAGCGCCGTGCGTGTGCAAAAGATGCGACTGGGCACGCCGGACGTCTCGGGCCGGCAGACGCCGGAACTGATCGAGGGCGCCGATTACGACGAACCGGCGGAACTGGTTATCAAGGCACTGGGTTTCGAACCCGAGGAACTCCCGCGCCTTTGGGGGGTGGACGGTTTGGACGTGACGCGCTGGGGCACCATCAAGGCCGATTACCAGACGCATCAGACCAGCCTGCCGGGCGTCTTTGCCGTGGGCGATATCGTGCGTGGCGCCAGTCTGGTGGTTTGGGCGATCCGTGATGGCCGCGAGGCCGCCGACAGCATCGTTGGCTACCTGTCCGGCGCGGCCCGCGTCGCCGCCGAGTAA
- a CDS encoding undecaprenyl-diphosphate phosphatase — protein sequence MDYNTIVAAALGLLEGLTEFIPVSSTGHVLLAGHFLGFESPGRAFEVLIQLGAILAILGVYAGRLWRIFSTAPHDPHARRFILAVLLAFLPAVVIGVLAHRIIKEVLFETPALIAVMLIVGGVVLLFVDRMANRPRYFSAEDFPLPMAVKIGFIQCLAMIPGVSRSGATIVGALLLGADKRSAAEFSFFLSMPTMLGAFVFDLYKNRDILDSAATGNIIVGFVCAFLAAVVVVRGLLNYVSTYGYGFFAWWRIVVGAVVLLALQAGW from the coding sequence ATGGACTACAACACCATCGTTGCCGCCGCCCTTGGTCTGCTTGAGGGGCTGACCGAGTTCATTCCCGTGTCTTCAACCGGCCATGTGCTGTTGGCAGGGCATTTCCTGGGTTTCGAATCGCCGGGCCGTGCCTTTGAGGTGTTGATCCAGCTTGGGGCGATCTTGGCCATCCTGGGCGTCTATGCCGGGCGGTTGTGGCGGATTTTTTCCACGGCACCGCATGATCCGCACGCGCGGCGCTTTATCCTGGCGGTGCTGCTGGCCTTTCTGCCTGCCGTGGTGATCGGGGTGCTGGCGCATCGGATCATCAAGGAAGTCCTGTTCGAAACCCCTGCTCTGATCGCCGTGATGCTGATCGTCGGCGGTGTGGTGTTGCTGTTCGTGGATCGGATGGCAAACCGGCCGCGCTATTTCTCGGCCGAGGATTTCCCGCTGCCGATGGCCGTCAAGATCGGCTTCATCCAATGTCTGGCAATGATTCCGGGGGTCTCGCGCTCGGGCGCCACCATCGTCGGTGCCCTGCTTCTGGGCGCGGACAAGCGTTCTGCCGCGGAATTCAGCTTTTTCCTGTCGATGCCGACGATGCTGGGTGCTTTCGTCTTTGACCTCTACAAGAACCGCGACATTCTGGATTCGGCGGCGACCGGGAACATCATCGTAGGGTTTGTCTGCGCCTTTCTGGCCGCTGTCGTCGTGGTGCGAGGGCTGCTGAATTATGTCTCGACCTATGGCTATGGCTTCTTCGCTTGGTGGCGAATCGTTGTCGGCGCCGTGGTTCTGCTGGCTTTGCAGGCAGGTTGGTAA